The Chitiniphilus purpureus sequence GCGCATCGGCCTTGCCAGACCAGCGCTGCAGGATGGCGCAGGCACGGCTGATGTCCACCGGTGCCGCCGGGGCGTCAGCAGTGGCAGGCAGCGTCACCGTGCGTTGCTGGCAGGCCTGGGCGAGCAGCGTGTCCTTGAACTGCTCGGCCGAGTAGGCGCGCGGGGTCAGTACCGCCGTCCGCACACGCCGGCTCAGTTCGGCCGCGGATGCGGCGCCGCTCGCCCCCAGCTCGTTGGCGATGCGGTGGCCAAGCCGGCCACGCAGGGTCAGTGACCGTCGCTCCCCGCCGAGCAAGGCCGGATAGCCCTCCAGCGGCTGCCGGGGCTGGGCCAGCCAGTAGCTGTCGTTCATGTTGGCCACGTAGTCCTCGCGCAGCAGCGACGGCATCGCCTGTGCCGCCATGGCGCCCGGCTGCACCGCGCGCGGGTCGGTCTGCCAGTCGCACGCCGAGCGGCTGGCATCCAGGAACGGCGTGCGCGCATCCAGCTGCGCAAAGCCCTGCGCCAACGGGGTCAGGCAGGACTGGCGCAGGCTGTCGGGCGCGTTGGGGGCCGCGCCGACGTCGGCATACCACACGCGGCCGTCTGCGCGGCCGATGGCGGCGGTGTTGACCCATGGCAGCGCCGCCTCGCGCCGCTGGATGGCAATGAACTCGTCCAGCGACCTGGCCTGGTTCCAATGGAAGAAGTGGCGCAGCACGCGGAAGTTGTCGGCGTTCACATCGCGGATGGCGATCGCGCTGGTGCGCCCCCAGCCGAAGGCTGCATCGTGGCCGCCCAGGTCCACCACCGGCCCGAAACGCGTGCGGTAGAGGGTGCGCGTCACGCTGCGGGCGGTGCCGTCGTCACCGCGTACCTCCACCCGGACTTCGCGCGCCGTCATCGCTTCGGATCTGCCATCGACCCGGTAGCGGGTGGGATCGGCCGGATCGAGCGCCAGTTCGAACAACCCGAAGCGGCGCGCTTCCGACACGGTGTGCGTCCATGCCACGTCGTCGTTGAAGCCAATCATCACCACCGGCATGCCGAGGAAGGTCGCGCCCGCCACGTTGAGCCGGCCGGGGATGGTGAGGTGCATCTGATACAGGCGGTCGGGCCCGCCCCAATACCAGTGCGGATTGCCGAACAGCACCGCGCCACGCTCGCCGGTGGCCTTGCCGCCGAACGCCAGCATGTTGCTGCCCAGGCCCACTTCCTCACCTACCCGATGCGCCAGCCTCTCCCGCAGCGGCAGCGCATCGCGGGCGGCGGTTGCAGCGGTCGCGGGCCGGGCGTTGACGATCTCCGGCAGGAAACGCAGATAGCCCGCCGCCACCTGGGCGGCGTAGATACGGCGGTACAGATCGTCGGCAGTGATGTTGCGCACCCACGCTTCATCCAGGCAGGCGCGCTGCGCACCCTGGCCGCGCTCGCTGCGCGCCTGCGCGAGGTAGCGGTTGTAGCCCTCGGCATAGCCTTCGATCAGCGCGCGCAACCCGGCCGGCTGTTCAGCACGCAGCCGCGCCAGCGTGGCCGGCTCGGCAAAGGCGCGGAAGAAGAAATCCAGGTCCAGGTTGCGGCGCCGGCCGAAGGTGGAATCGCGCGCCGGCGTCGCCTCGGCGCCGAAGAACCAGGCGCGGCGCCCCTCATAGGTGACAAAGGCTTCGGCCAGCGTACACAGCGCGTCCTGCGCCTGCACATAGCCCACGCCGACACCCAGGTCCCCCCAATTGGCGGCGCGCACATGGGGAATGCCGTCGGTGGTGATACGGATCTGCACGCCGTCCGGCGTGGCAGCCACACTATGCTGTGCCATCACCAGCGCCGACAGCGCCATCAGGGCGGCGGTACGTTTGCGCACTGCGCTGTGTAGTGGATTGCTGTGCTTCAACTGCGGTCTCCTCGGATCGGGGCAGGCTGCACGTGCAGCCTGGCCACGCTGTTTCGAATGGTGGCCGGTGGCACCCGCGCGCCGGTCGAGCGCATCGACAGCGGGCGTTGCACCGGCAGGGTGAGGTCTACAGGCAGGCTGTTTCACCCACCGTCGTCGCCTGCGCAACGCCGGCCAGGTGGGCCAGCCCCCGGTGCAGCGCCGGGAACAGACTGCGCTGGAAGTTGTTCCAGCGTAGCTCGAGGATGGTGTCTGCGGGATCGATCGGCGTATCGAGCACATCGACGATCACCTCGCCCGAGTCGATGCCGTTGTCGACGTAGTGGAACGATGCGCCGGTCAGGGTCACCGGCGGCACCGGCCGCGTCTGCAACGTGCTCCAGTCGATCACCTTCTCGCCGCGTGCGCCGTACAGCGCATCCAGCGTGGCATGGGCGCCGCGCCGCTCGTAGGGTGATTCCAGTCGGGTGATGCCCGGATGGATGTTGACGATGCGCCGATGGAACGGCGCGCCCGGGCGCACCAGCTCGTCCAGGATCACCAGCAGGCCATCCAGCACCACCAGATCAGCCTCCAACGCCGTCAGCTGCGCCAGCAGCCGGTGCTCGAAGGCGCTTTTCGCGGCCGGGCGCGCCGCGGACTCCAGCGGCAACCGGCGATAGCTGGACGGCACCGGGCACAGCAGCACATTGACCGGCCGCCCCGCCAGCGCCAGCTGCGGCGGATAGAACCATTGCCGGCCCGGCTGACACGAAAAGCCGTACTCCCTGAGCTTTTCCCGGTCACGCGCCGACTCCGGGTCGTCGTCGTAGATCACGGCCTCCAGCGAGTAGCACGCCCCCAGCTCGGTCTCGTTGAGTGCCTGCACCAGATATTCGAGCGGCGATTTCATATAGCGCCGCCCCCCCTTGTAGTCGATGTACTGCCCGGCCTTGTCGGCGGCGGCGTTTCTCAGCGACCAGATGTAGACCAGTTTTTTCTTGGGCATGGGCGCCTGTCTCGGTGTTCGCGTTGCGGCGAGGCCAAAACCGGCCCCGCGGACCAGAACAAGACGGATGACAGCGTCGGATGTTTAGGGCCGCGGACAAAACCCGGTGCAGCACTCCGGGCAAGCAGCACGGAGCGGACCGCGCCGGACGGGGGCGATGCAACCGGGGGCACTGGCAACGGCGCCTGGGCCCCGGTGCTCCCGCGGTGCACGGCGGCCGCCCCGGCCCGGGCGCCGAGCCCGCAATGAGACGCCCTCGCGGCCTGGCCACCGTTGCCTGGCGGCAGGGACCCCTAAACAAACCGGACCGCGCTGCGTCATGTGGGAGGCCGTTGCAACGGGCCCGCCGGCCCCGGACGGCGCCAACACCACCCCCAAGGAGTGCCGCTTGCTTATCCACGATCTCATTGGCATCGGCTTTGGCCCATCCAACCTCGCGCTCGCCATCGCATTGGACGAATTGCAGCAGGGCGGGCCGCCGCTGGAGACGCTGTTCATCGAAAGGCAGCGCAGCTTCACCTGGCATCGGGACATGCTGCTGGACGGCACGCACATGCAGGTCTCGTTTCTCAAGGATCTGGCGACGCTGCGCAATCCGGCCAGCCGGTTCACCTTCATCAACTACCTGCATGAAAAGCAGCGGCTGCAGGATTTCATCAACCTCAAGACCTTCTTTCCGAGCCGGCGCGAGTTCAACGATTACTTCGCCTGGGCGGCGGCGCAGTTCGAGGATCGCTGCGCCTATGGCGAGGAAGTGATCGAGGTGCTGCCCGAGCAGCAGGGCGGCAAGGTGACGCTGTTGCGGGTGCGGTCACGCGACAGTGCCGGGGCGGTCCGCGAGCGGCTGACGCGCAACCTGGCACTGGGCATCGGCGGCACCCCCAGCATCCCGGCGTGCTTCGCGCCGCTCAGAGACGACAGCCGGGTGTTCCATTCCAGCGGCTATCTGCGCGGCATCGCCGCGCATGCCCAGGCACGGCACATCGCTGTGCTGGGTGCCGGCCAGAGCGCGGCCGAGATCTTCATGGACCTGCATGGCCGGCCGCACGGCCCGCGGGTCGATCTCATCCTGCGTGCTCAGGCGCTCAAGCCCTCGGACGACAGCCCCTTCGTCAACGAAATCTTCAACCCCGACTTTGTCGACCATGTCTACGGCCGCACCGAGGACGAGCGCGACGCGCTGCTGCGCGAATTCCGGCACACCAACTATGCCTGCCCCGACCTTGACCTGATCCAGCGCATCTTCCAGGTGTTCTACGACCAGAAGATCAACGGCGCCGCGCGGCACCGGCTGTTGCGCCGCCACGAGGTCGAGGACGTGCGTGCCGGCGCCGACGGTATCGAACTGGCGCTGCGCGATCTGGATACCGGGCACGGCTACAGCGAGCGCTACGATGCGGTGGTGCTGGCAACCGGCTACGCGCGCGCGCAGCACCGCACCATGCTGGCGCCGCTGGCACCGTACCTGCCCGGCTTCGCCGCCGACCGCCACTATCGGCTGCACAGCGTGCCGGAATTCCAGCCCATGATCTTCCTGCAAGGCGCCTGCGAAACGACCCATGGCCTGAGCGATACGCTGTTGTCGGTCACCGCGGTGCGCACCGGCGAGATCGGCCAGGTGCTCGCCGCCGCATGCCGGCAGGCGCAACAACCCGACCTGGCCGAGCGACGCGCGCTGGCCTGAACGCCTCCGGGTGCCTTGTTGATACCCCGCCGGCCCGGCAGGCCCCTACCGGCGCCGCGCCGATGTGGGCCCTTGCCCTTGCAACGGGCCGCATGAAATCCAGCTTGGCCTGACCTGCCCTTCACTGCGCGCCAGCTTGCCGTTCTGCCGCCGGTCACCGACGACCATCCAGCGGACCGGCCCGCGGAAAGGCCACCGCTCCGATCAATGAATAAGAAGTGTTATCATTCTTAAAAAATGAGTAATGCATCAGGCCCGCCAACCCCGCTGCGGCACTTCAGCCCTGCACCCCGGCGCCAGGTTGTGCCAAGCACCGCATTCGGCGCCGCGGCACCAGGGGGCCGATGCGCACCCGATTTCCTTTTCTGAACCCACGTCGACCATCGTCCATGAAACCAAGCAACCTGACTGCTCACGCTCCGCTGTCGCAACCGACCCCCCTTGCCCGCGCCGTACACACCGCGCTGCTGGGCATTGCCCTTTCCGCCACCGCAGCCCACGCCGAGGAACCGACCGCTGCCCCCACTGGTGAGACCACGCTGCCCACCGTGGT is a genomic window containing:
- a CDS encoding penicillin acylase family protein, with translation MKHSNPLHSAVRKRTAALMALSALVMAQHSVAATPDGVQIRITTDGIPHVRAANWGDLGVGVGYVQAQDALCTLAEAFVTYEGRRAWFFGAEATPARDSTFGRRRNLDLDFFFRAFAEPATLARLRAEQPAGLRALIEGYAEGYNRYLAQARSERGQGAQRACLDEAWVRNITADDLYRRIYAAQVAAGYLRFLPEIVNARPATAATAARDALPLRERLAHRVGEEVGLGSNMLAFGGKATGERGAVLFGNPHWYWGGPDRLYQMHLTIPGRLNVAGATFLGMPVVMIGFNDDVAWTHTVSEARRFGLFELALDPADPTRYRVDGRSEAMTAREVRVEVRGDDGTARSVTRTLYRTRFGPVVDLGGHDAAFGWGRTSAIAIRDVNADNFRVLRHFFHWNQARSLDEFIAIQRREAALPWVNTAAIGRADGRVWYADVGAAPNAPDSLRQSCLTPLAQGFAQLDARTPFLDASRSACDWQTDPRAVQPGAMAAQAMPSLLREDYVANMNDSYWLAQPRQPLEGYPALLGGERRSLTLRGRLGHRIANELGASGAASAAELSRRVRTAVLTPRAYSAEQFKDTLLAQACQQRTVTLPATADAPAAPVDISRACAILQRWSGKADAQDRGVLLWEAFWTVVDQTPDDVLYQVPFSVDAPLDTPSAPRPGPERAAQALAQAVVSLTRQGIALDAPLDSQRFVQSEGRQLPLFGGCHLVGYFTVVCNSDRTNRMGPDALGNSYLQVVHFGPKGVEPYTLLAHGQHEAAVSDGTGAAPVARYTRKDWLRFPFSEEDIARSPGTRTLTLPGLRATAERQD
- a CDS encoding formyltransferase family protein, with translation MPKKKLVYIWSLRNAAADKAGQYIDYKGGRRYMKSPLEYLVQALNETELGACYSLEAVIYDDDPESARDREKLREYGFSCQPGRQWFYPPQLALAGRPVNVLLCPVPSSYRRLPLESAARPAAKSAFEHRLLAQLTALEADLVVLDGLLVILDELVRPGAPFHRRIVNIHPGITRLESPYERRGAHATLDALYGARGEKVIDWSTLQTRPVPPVTLTGASFHYVDNGIDSGEVIVDVLDTPIDPADTILELRWNNFQRSLFPALHRGLAHLAGVAQATTVGETACL
- a CDS encoding lysine N(6)-hydroxylase/L-ornithine N(5)-oxygenase family protein, with amino-acid sequence MLIHDLIGIGFGPSNLALAIALDELQQGGPPLETLFIERQRSFTWHRDMLLDGTHMQVSFLKDLATLRNPASRFTFINYLHEKQRLQDFINLKTFFPSRREFNDYFAWAAAQFEDRCAYGEEVIEVLPEQQGGKVTLLRVRSRDSAGAVRERLTRNLALGIGGTPSIPACFAPLRDDSRVFHSSGYLRGIAAHAQARHIAVLGAGQSAAEIFMDLHGRPHGPRVDLILRAQALKPSDDSPFVNEIFNPDFVDHVYGRTEDERDALLREFRHTNYACPDLDLIQRIFQVFYDQKINGAARHRLLRRHEVEDVRAGADGIELALRDLDTGHGYSERYDAVVLATGYARAQHRTMLAPLAPYLPGFAADRHYRLHSVPEFQPMIFLQGACETTHGLSDTLLSVTAVRTGEIGQVLAAACRQAQQPDLAERRALA